The proteins below come from a single Nocardioides eburneiflavus genomic window:
- a CDS encoding cytochrome P450, with protein MDSVESAGGQLGAVLSAPRDGAAALGPGGPWLATSLEQARQVLTDPEAFDFPGNVNRTGDLSGSRGETRSGHTVFAPVSPDEVARGVAVFDAEWAAALGDHARDSLGEPYDAMVLLRRPVARSTTAAVLPGLDDARRDAVADHVLAWIDALGPVIAAHRRPRRWSRIRRTEHATRIALEDLLDAALSRLPGEDRTAQQLATMLAAGIQVPIAAGSFLLAWLAQHPRSVDPVHAVWETLRLTPPTWLTARVTTREVDLGGTAVPSGRVVFVSPLLLGRLDSLVPGAPDSLRDFDPGRWQDATRRPGAWLPFGAGPHACPGRTLGMAVLVRLASWGAKHEMTLSEDVRIDQSRGISPVPCRFTATARSETSP; from the coding sequence CCGGGCGGTCCGTGGCTCGCCACGAGCCTGGAACAGGCGCGCCAGGTCCTGACCGACCCGGAGGCGTTCGACTTCCCCGGCAACGTCAACCGCACGGGCGACCTGTCGGGCAGCCGCGGCGAGACCCGCTCGGGCCACACCGTGTTCGCTCCCGTCTCCCCCGACGAGGTGGCTCGCGGCGTGGCGGTCTTCGACGCGGAGTGGGCGGCCGCGCTCGGCGACCACGCCCGCGACAGCCTCGGCGAGCCGTACGACGCCATGGTGCTCCTGCGCCGGCCCGTGGCGCGCTCGACCACCGCTGCCGTCCTCCCCGGGCTCGACGACGCCCGCCGGGACGCGGTCGCGGACCACGTCCTGGCGTGGATCGACGCCCTCGGCCCCGTGATCGCCGCCCACCGACGGCCACGACGCTGGAGCAGGATCCGCCGTACGGAGCACGCCACGCGCATCGCGCTGGAGGACCTCCTCGACGCGGCGCTGTCCCGACTCCCGGGCGAGGACCGGACCGCCCAGCAGCTCGCGACGATGCTGGCGGCCGGCATCCAGGTCCCGATCGCGGCCGGCTCCTTCCTGCTGGCGTGGCTCGCCCAGCACCCCCGTTCGGTCGACCCCGTGCACGCCGTGTGGGAGACGCTGCGCCTGACTCCGCCCACGTGGCTGACCGCTCGCGTGACCACACGGGAGGTCGACCTCGGGGGCACCGCCGTCCCCTCGGGCCGGGTGGTGTTCGTCAGCCCGCTGCTCCTCGGGCGGCTGGACTCGCTGGTGCCCGGCGCGCCCGACAGCCTTCGCGACTTCGACCCCGGCCGCTGGCAGGACGCGACGAGACGCCCGGGTGCGTGGCTGCCGTTCGGTGCCGGGCCGCACGCCTGCCCCGGGCGTACTCTCGGCATGGCGGTGCTGGTGCGCCTGGCCTCCTGGGGAGCGAAGCACGAAATGACGTTGAGCGAGGACGTTCGGATCGACCAGAGTCGGGGTATCAGCCCCGTGCCGTGCCGGTTCACCGCCACCGCCAGATCGGAGACGTCACCGTGA
- a CDS encoding sensor histidine kinase — MPVHRHRQIGDVTVILHPALQDASATGTTSREATGHAVTILAGDLGVDEAVDLAARHLLSHDRVDVVLSVLTRFQPEDTRGWKGLGARAWIREWTDPGSTLSLLPPPGAGPEAALTMPWLSRLARSGEIVAILDRDLLPDEADQDRSELARSDIHSLVASAYTSGGDMYGSLSAISTRTGPWPDTFVQDFKLLNAAIIARLALEQSRRSLAEAIEAGTEAQTAYQHFFGSVGHELRTPLSAILGYAEVLVDEAGQTPDDPVSAGVLRDGPVMMRACERVLDVVDSLLGAGRTLSSDDERQEVLVADAVADVAHWHRTPAQTAAVEMYIDVDPVATVRAHPSGVRQVLTSLVGNAIAHHHPHGGTVDLSTQRLLGESGQEMVRIIVRDNGPGLTPEQLEHVFEPFVRYAGPEVPGSGLGLSMARTIAERDGGAVRGESTPGVGSSFWVELPVRDPA; from the coding sequence GTGCCGGTTCACCGCCACCGCCAGATCGGAGACGTCACCGTGATCCTCCACCCCGCGCTGCAGGACGCATCGGCCACTGGCACGACGTCTCGCGAGGCGACGGGCCACGCGGTCACCATCCTGGCCGGCGACCTCGGGGTCGACGAGGCGGTCGACCTCGCCGCACGCCACCTGCTGTCCCATGATCGCGTCGACGTCGTCCTCTCGGTGCTCACCCGGTTCCAGCCCGAGGACACCCGTGGCTGGAAGGGGCTGGGCGCTCGCGCGTGGATCCGGGAGTGGACGGATCCGGGTTCGACGTTGAGCCTCCTGCCGCCCCCCGGCGCGGGACCCGAGGCGGCGCTCACCATGCCATGGCTGTCCCGGCTCGCACGCTCCGGCGAGATCGTGGCGATCCTCGACCGGGACCTCCTGCCCGACGAGGCCGACCAGGACCGCTCGGAGCTCGCACGCAGCGACATCCACAGCCTCGTCGCGTCGGCGTACACCTCCGGCGGCGACATGTACGGCAGCCTGTCGGCCATCAGCACGCGGACCGGCCCGTGGCCGGACACCTTCGTGCAGGACTTCAAGCTGCTCAACGCCGCGATCATCGCCCGGCTCGCCCTCGAGCAGTCCCGCCGCTCGCTCGCGGAGGCGATCGAGGCGGGCACCGAGGCCCAGACGGCCTACCAGCACTTCTTCGGCTCGGTCGGCCATGAGCTGCGTACGCCGCTGTCGGCGATCCTGGGCTACGCCGAGGTGCTCGTCGACGAGGCCGGCCAGACCCCGGACGACCCCGTCTCGGCCGGCGTGCTCCGCGACGGGCCGGTCATGATGCGCGCCTGCGAGCGGGTGCTCGACGTCGTCGACAGCCTCCTCGGCGCCGGGCGCACCCTCTCCAGCGACGACGAGCGGCAGGAGGTCCTGGTCGCGGACGCCGTCGCCGACGTGGCGCACTGGCACCGGACTCCTGCCCAGACAGCGGCCGTGGAGATGTACATCGACGTCGATCCCGTCGCCACGGTGCGCGCGCACCCCTCGGGCGTACGCCAGGTGCTGACGAGCCTCGTCGGCAACGCCATCGCCCACCACCACCCGCACGGCGGCACCGTGGACCTGTCGACGCAGCGCCTGCTCGGCGAGAGCGGCCAGGAGATGGTGCGGATCATCGTGCGCGACAACGGCCCGGGCCTCACGCCGGAGCAGCTCGAGCACGTCTTCGAGCCGTTCGTCCGCTACGCCGGCCCCGAGGTCCCGGGCAGCGGCCTCGGCCTGTCGATGGCCCGCACCATCGCCGAGCGTGACGGCGGGGCGGTGCGTGGCGAGTCCACGCCAGGAGTCGGCTCGTCGTTCTGGGTGGAGCTGCCGGTCCGGGACCCCGCCTGA
- a CDS encoding Glu/Leu/Phe/Val family dehydrogenase, with product MSGAPTSGVDVFELGSEHEQVVLCNDRATGLRAIIAIHSTALGPALGGTRFYPYASTDDAIVDVLNLSRGMSYKNALAGLDLGGGKAVIIGDPAELKTEALLRAYGRFVQSLNGRYFTACDVGTFSEDMDHIARECDFVTGRTVAHGGAGDSSVLTAYGTFQGMRAAAEQVWGEPSLAGRTVGVAGVGKVGRHLVRHLIEDGAHVVVTDVHAPSVEAIRAQLPQVQAVASTDELVASEIDVYAPCAMGGAISDEVLEVLRASIICGAANNQLAHPGIEKQVDERGILYAPDYCVNSGGVIQVADELEGFSFERAQQRASGIFETTRKVFELATADGVTTAEAADRLAERRMREVGRLRGIHLR from the coding sequence ATGTCTGGAGCACCCACGTCCGGCGTCGACGTCTTCGAGCTCGGCAGCGAGCACGAGCAGGTCGTCCTGTGCAACGACCGCGCGACCGGCCTCCGCGCCATCATCGCCATCCACTCCACGGCCCTCGGCCCTGCGCTCGGCGGGACGCGGTTCTACCCCTACGCCAGCACGGACGACGCGATCGTCGACGTGCTCAACCTCTCGCGCGGCATGTCCTACAAGAACGCGCTCGCAGGCCTCGACCTGGGCGGCGGCAAGGCCGTCATCATCGGTGACCCGGCCGAGCTGAAGACCGAGGCGCTGCTGCGCGCCTACGGCCGCTTCGTCCAGTCGCTCAACGGTCGCTACTTCACCGCGTGCGACGTGGGCACGTTCAGCGAGGACATGGACCACATCGCCAGGGAGTGCGACTTCGTCACCGGCCGCACCGTGGCCCACGGTGGCGCCGGGGACAGCTCGGTGCTGACGGCGTACGGCACCTTCCAGGGCATGCGCGCCGCGGCAGAGCAGGTCTGGGGCGAGCCCAGCCTCGCCGGCCGCACCGTCGGCGTCGCCGGCGTCGGCAAGGTGGGTCGCCACCTCGTCCGCCACCTCATCGAGGACGGCGCCCACGTGGTCGTCACCGACGTGCACGCACCGTCGGTCGAGGCGATCCGCGCCCAGCTCCCGCAGGTGCAGGCCGTCGCCTCCACCGACGAGCTCGTCGCGAGCGAGATCGACGTCTACGCCCCGTGCGCCATGGGCGGCGCCATCAGCGACGAGGTGCTCGAGGTGCTGCGCGCGTCGATCATCTGCGGCGCGGCCAACAACCAGCTCGCCCACCCGGGCATCGAGAAGCAGGTCGACGAGCGCGGCATCCTCTACGCCCCGGACTACTGCGTGAACTCCGGCGGCGTCATCCAGGTCGCCGACGAGCTCGAGGGCTTCTCCTTCGAGCGCGCCCAGCAGCGCGCGTCGGGGATCTTCGAGACCACCCGCAAGGTGTTCGAG